One genomic window of Halolamina sediminis includes the following:
- a CDS encoding Rid family detoxifying hydrolase, with protein sequence MKETIHTDDAPEAVGAYSQATTNGEILFTAGQIPMTPEGELLDDEDIATQAEQSLSNLEAIVEEAGASMDDVLKTTVFLADIDDFEEMNETYASFFDAEPPARSAVQAGALPKGVGVEIEAVVSVE encoded by the coding sequence GTGAAAGAGACTATCCACACCGACGACGCCCCCGAAGCGGTGGGCGCGTACAGTCAGGCGACGACTAACGGCGAGATCCTGTTCACCGCGGGCCAGATCCCGATGACGCCCGAGGGCGAACTGCTGGACGACGAGGACATCGCGACCCAGGCCGAGCAGTCGCTCTCGAACCTCGAGGCGATCGTCGAGGAGGCCGGCGCGTCGATGGACGACGTGCTCAAGACGACGGTGTTTCTGGCCGACATCGACGACTTCGAGGAGATGAACGAGACGTACGCGAGCTTCTTCGACGCCGAGCCGCCGGCCCGCAGCGCCGTGCAGGCCGGCGCGCTCCCCAAGGGCGTCGGCGTCGAGATCGAGGCCGTCGTCAGCGTCGAGTGA
- a CDS encoding M50 family metallopeptidase has product MDSVSTPAVVVLCVLLYVGVLPALVAVHELGHAAVALAVTDGSVGIVLGTEADREWTVGRLTIGVSALSGWVGFYRAAGEMTLRQRTLCSFTGPLTSLSVCLVALVTLRSVDVSPVSELLVTGVALGAGWQFVVTAVPVRYPDWWSSAYAGRPSDGYRTVRSLRKLLGS; this is encoded by the coding sequence ATGGATTCGGTTTCGACCCCTGCCGTCGTCGTGCTCTGTGTACTCCTCTACGTCGGGGTGCTTCCGGCGCTGGTCGCAGTCCACGAACTCGGCCACGCGGCGGTCGCGCTGGCGGTTACTGACGGGTCGGTCGGGATTGTACTCGGCACGGAGGCCGACCGCGAGTGGACTGTCGGTCGACTCACGATCGGTGTGTCGGCGCTCAGTGGTTGGGTCGGCTTCTACCGCGCCGCTGGGGAGATGACACTCCGGCAGCGTACCCTCTGCTCCTTCACCGGACCGTTGACCTCCCTGTCTGTCTGTCTCGTGGCGCTTGTGACGCTCCGGTCGGTCGACGTTAGTCCCGTCTCGGAGCTCCTCGTTACCGGCGTCGCGCTCGGGGCCGGTTGGCAGTTCGTGGTCACTGCCGTGCCGGTCCGCTACCCTGACTGGTGGAGCAGCGCCTACGCCGGGCGCCCAAGCGACGGCTACCGGACGGTGCGTTCGCTCCGAAAGCTACTCGGGTCGTAG